The following proteins come from a genomic window of Mariniflexile sp. TRM1-10:
- a CDS encoding membrane or secreted protein, whose amino-acid sequence MKLLLITIVLLGLGIAGIAIKIWAKKDGKFAGTCASQNPMLNKDGESCGFCGKTPDQFSDCNEPQHS is encoded by the coding sequence ATGAAACTTCTTTTAATAACAATCGTTTTATTAGGATTAGGAATTGCAGGAATTGCCATAAAAATTTGGGCTAAAAAAGACGGCAAATTTGCTGGTACATGTGCAAGCCAAAACCCCATGCTTAATAAAGATGGGGAAAGCTGTGGTTTTTGTGGAAAAACTCCAGACCAATTTAGCGATTGCAACGAACCTCAACATTCATAA
- a CDS encoding glycosyltransferase produces MNFIDFVYYGFIAVVAIQVVYYVFFFSKFAFIKPKKEPTKKIPVSVIICAKNEAKNLQNFLPSVISQSYPDFEIVLINDASTDDTLEVIEAFAANHSNIKIVDVKNIEAFWGNKKYALTLGIKASKNDHLLFTDADCKPLSKYWIHDMCTHFNDEQTIVLGYGAYSKIKKSFLNKLIRFETLVTAVQYFSFAKAGIPYMGVGRNLAYARKEFFNANGFINHIKLRSGDDDLFINQIATKSNTAICLSANSFTQSLPKTTFSDWIKQKRRHISTAKFYKLSHKILLALLYISQLLFWVLAPILLIALFKWQIVIGLILIKLTLQYTMFGMSAKKLEEQDLIIMLPFLEVFLIITQLTIFINNLISKPNHWK; encoded by the coding sequence ATGAATTTTATTGATTTTGTTTATTATGGCTTTATCGCTGTAGTTGCTATTCAAGTTGTTTATTATGTGTTTTTCTTCTCAAAGTTTGCCTTTATAAAACCTAAAAAGGAACCAACAAAAAAAATCCCTGTATCGGTAATTATCTGTGCTAAAAACGAAGCCAAAAATCTTCAAAACTTTTTGCCTTCTGTTATTTCCCAAAGTTACCCAGATTTTGAAATTGTTTTAATTAACGATGCTTCTACAGATGATACACTTGAGGTTATAGAAGCTTTTGCAGCTAACCATAGTAACATAAAAATTGTTGATGTTAAAAATATTGAAGCCTTCTGGGGAAATAAAAAATATGCATTAACACTTGGTATTAAAGCATCGAAAAACGATCATCTTCTGTTTACCGATGCCGATTGCAAACCCCTTTCAAAATATTGGATACACGATATGTGTACACATTTTAATGACGAACAAACCATTGTTTTAGGCTATGGAGCTTATTCCAAAATTAAAAAATCATTTTTAAACAAACTTATCCGTTTTGAAACTTTAGTTACGGCGGTTCAGTATTTTTCGTTTGCAAAAGCAGGTATTCCGTATATGGGTGTTGGCCGTAATTTAGCCTATGCAAGAAAGGAGTTTTTTAATGCGAATGGTTTTATTAATCACATAAAACTGCGTTCGGGCGACGATGATTTATTTATAAACCAAATCGCAACCAAAAGCAATACAGCCATCTGTTTATCTGCAAATAGCTTTACCCAATCATTACCCAAAACAACCTTTAGCGACTGGATAAAACAAAAAAGAAGACATATTTCTACTGCAAAATTTTACAAATTAAGTCATAAAATTTTATTGGCGTTACTTTACATTTCACAATTACTTTTTTGGGTTCTTGCCCCCATTCTTCTTATTGCTCTATTTAAGTGGCAAATTGTAATTGGCCTTATTTTAATAAAACTTACTCTACAATACACTATGTTTGGCATGTCGGCAAAAAAGTTGGAAGAGCAAGACCTAATAATTATGCTTCCTTTTTTAGAAGTTTTTTTAATTATAACACAATTAACTATCTTTATAAATAATCTTATCTCAAAACCTAATCATTGGAAGTAA
- a CDS encoding RNA polymerase sigma factor, translating to MEVNEAIKRAKENDQKAFNFLLDTFWDDVYGFQLKRVQNENDAEDITIQTFSKAFDRIETYNSSFKFKTWLITISKNIHIDLLRKEKNSISQIISNDDKSVYQILDESPSPEDELITEQHLAKLLRDIKKLKPHYQEIINLRYFQELSYKEISIQLKEPINNVKVKLLRAKKLLSEIIQEK from the coding sequence TTGGAAGTAAACGAAGCCATTAAACGTGCCAAGGAAAACGACCAAAAAGCATTTAATTTTTTATTGGATACCTTTTGGGATGATGTGTATGGTTTTCAATTAAAGCGTGTTCAAAATGAAAATGATGCCGAAGATATCACCATTCAAACATTTTCTAAAGCCTTTGATAGAATTGAAACCTACAACAGCAGTTTTAAGTTTAAAACTTGGCTAATTACCATTTCAAAAAACATTCATATAGATTTATTACGGAAGGAAAAAAACTCTATTTCCCAGATTATATCTAATGATGACAAATCGGTATATCAAATTTTAGATGAATCCCCTTCTCCCGAAGATGAACTGATAACCGAGCAGCATTTAGCAAAATTACTACGCGACATAAAAAAATTAAAACCACATTATCAAGAAATTATAAACTTACGTTACTTTCAAGAGCTGAGTTATAAAGAAATTTCAATCCAGCTTAAAGAACCCATAAATAATGTAAAAGTGAAGTTGTTGCGTGCTAAAAAATTATTGTCTGAAATTATTCAGGAAAAATAG